Proteins encoded in a region of the Tumebacillus sp. BK434 genome:
- a CDS encoding sensor histidine kinase, with amino-acid sequence MSRKLTNIQWRITRFTLGVSLLAALPALTLLVVYVKLDVMKVLTEQWFDIPVILIVLAMIVLPGIVSGFAFGNGLKQRLEELVEATLRYEKGQFAHRVPALGDDEIGLAGDRLNEMAQRVEKQVASLQRLSTEKAEMQDQLKKSVILEERQRLARELHDAVSQQLFAISMMSSAVQENLTYTEENKIHQQITMIEKMAGHAQKEMRALLLHLRPATLEGKGLREGLEELLQEFQAKQPIDIRAEITEIPPLSKGVEDHLFRIVQEGLSNVLRHSQATSVTVRVGAIDSQVFLRMIDNGVGFEMNAQKTSSYGMQMMQERAHEIGGVLDLISAPGKGTQLSLKVPIIEKVPALEPEGEQER; translated from the coding sequence ATGAGCCGGAAGCTGACGAACATTCAATGGCGCATCACGCGCTTTACGCTCGGCGTCAGTCTGCTGGCCGCGTTGCCTGCGCTGACGCTTCTTGTGGTGTATGTCAAGCTCGACGTGATGAAAGTGCTGACCGAGCAGTGGTTCGACATCCCGGTGATCTTGATCGTCCTCGCGATGATCGTGCTGCCGGGGATCGTGTCCGGGTTCGCGTTTGGCAACGGGCTGAAACAGCGGCTGGAAGAGCTGGTCGAAGCGACGCTGCGCTATGAAAAAGGCCAGTTCGCGCACCGCGTCCCGGCGCTTGGTGACGACGAGATCGGGCTGGCCGGCGACCGGCTGAACGAGATGGCGCAGCGCGTGGAGAAGCAGGTCGCCTCGCTGCAGCGCCTGTCCACCGAGAAGGCGGAGATGCAGGATCAGCTGAAAAAGTCGGTGATCCTCGAAGAGCGCCAGCGTCTGGCCCGCGAACTGCATGACGCGGTGTCACAGCAGCTGTTTGCGATCTCGATGATGTCGTCCGCCGTGCAGGAGAACCTGACCTATACGGAAGAAAACAAGATCCATCAGCAGATCACGATGATCGAAAAAATGGCCGGACATGCCCAGAAGGAGATGCGCGCCCTGCTCTTGCACCTGCGTCCGGCGACGCTGGAAGGCAAAGGCTTGCGCGAAGGGCTGGAGGAGCTCCTGCAGGAGTTTCAGGCCAAGCAGCCGATCGACATCCGCGCTGAGATCACGGAGATTCCGCCGTTGTCCAAAGGGGTGGAGGACCATCTGTTTCGGATCGTCCAGGAAGGCTTGTCGAACGTGCTGCGCCACTCGCAGGCCACTTCGGTCACAGTGCGCGTCGGAGCGATCGATTCGCAGGTGTTTCTGCGGATGATCGACAATGGAGTCGGCTTCGAGATGAACGCGCAAAAGACGTCCTCCTACGGCATGCAGATGATGCAGGAGCGGGCGCATGAGATCGGCGGGGTGCTCGACCTGATCTCCGCGCCCGGCAAAGGGACGCAGTTGTCGCTGAAAGTGCCCATCATTGAAAAGGTTCCCGCGTTGGAGCCGGAAGGAGAGCAGGAACGATGA
- a CDS encoding ATP-grasp domain-containing protein — MAILLLNRFARDKIDYAEWLTGLEEEVYMFAERSVVDDFPEFPVRQPFDVLMRDGRVELEAVKLHRERPFRRIIALEESEIIRAGRLRDRLGLAGQGYASALAFRDKAVMKETAMRGGIPVAAHRKLESALDLYDFAEAHGYPIVVKPLRGMSSSYTRVLRSEDELKEWVKTGAAAGMLAESFVAGDMYQIDGVVLDGAVQFACASAYVNTCLAYTDQQGVGNVLLEPGHPLYERLIHFANELLRVMPKLDAATFHAEVFHTPDDRIVLCEVASRTTGGRVNELIERAYGLHLDRYITRAQCGLIDPLPDPQGAETLYGSYFIPPKHGKLVSMPAAVPFDWCVEASTEGEIGKIYAGPTRSTESYMTVIVSGQTAAEVTARLTQAIQYVEANTVWEA; from the coding sequence ATGGCAATCCTGCTGTTGAATCGCTTTGCGCGGGACAAGATCGATTATGCGGAGTGGCTGACCGGACTGGAAGAAGAGGTGTACATGTTTGCGGAGCGGAGCGTCGTCGATGACTTCCCGGAGTTTCCGGTGCGCCAGCCGTTTGATGTGCTGATGCGCGATGGGCGCGTGGAACTGGAGGCGGTCAAGCTGCATCGGGAGCGCCCGTTTCGCCGGATCATCGCGCTGGAGGAAAGCGAGATCATCCGGGCGGGGCGCTTGCGCGACCGCCTCGGGCTGGCCGGACAAGGGTATGCCAGCGCGCTCGCCTTCCGCGACAAAGCGGTGATGAAAGAGACTGCGATGCGCGGCGGCATCCCGGTCGCCGCACACCGCAAGCTGGAGAGCGCGCTCGATCTCTATGATTTTGCCGAAGCGCATGGCTACCCGATCGTCGTCAAGCCGCTGCGCGGCATGTCCTCTTCCTACACGCGGGTGCTGCGGAGCGAGGACGAGCTCAAGGAGTGGGTGAAGACGGGCGCTGCGGCCGGGATGCTGGCCGAGTCGTTCGTCGCAGGCGACATGTACCAGATCGACGGGGTGGTGCTGGACGGAGCGGTGCAGTTTGCCTGCGCGTCGGCGTACGTCAACACCTGTCTCGCCTATACTGACCAGCAAGGCGTCGGCAATGTGCTGCTCGAGCCGGGACATCCGCTTTACGAGCGGCTGATCCATTTCGCAAACGAACTGCTCCGCGTGATGCCGAAGCTCGATGCCGCCACCTTCCACGCCGAGGTGTTTCACACGCCGGACGACCGGATCGTGCTCTGTGAAGTGGCGTCGCGCACCACCGGCGGCCGGGTCAACGAGCTGATCGAGCGCGCCTATGGCCTGCACCTCGACCGCTACATCACCCGCGCGCAATGCGGCCTGATCGATCCGCTGCCCGATCCCCAGGGGGCAGAAACGCTGTACGGCAGCTATTTCATCCCGCCCAAACACGGGAAACTGGTCAGCATGCCGGCAGCGGTGCCGTTTGACTGGTGCGTGGAAGCGTCCACCGAAGGGGAGATCGGCAAAATCTACGCCGGCCCGACCCGCAGCACCGAAAGCTACATGACGGTGATCGTGTCCGGCCAGACGGCTGCCGAAGTGACAGCGCGGCTGACGCAGGCGATCCAATACGTCGAAGCAAACACTGTTTGGGAAGCATAG
- a CDS encoding ATP-grasp domain-containing protein has protein sequence MAILILNRFPAKLVFFKEWLQESGEELILFTPSYYENDFPEYDIVRGFENYVQSSLVEIEALQLHQERPIRRVLALDESDILRAARIRERLGLPGQDVASAVAYRDKVVMKSLLQDDVPCPAFQRLETGMELYDFVQEHGLPVVIKPIDGMGAMNTTLVHTAEELQPFYRKGRLTGMMVESYVPGTMYHIDGLVANDKLRLVSVGTYNDACLNYRANEGLYIRLLHPEEPIFQRLQAMTERVLAILPTPEHTSFHCEIFHTPDDQLIFCEIASRTGGGRISECVRQAYGVELDEAWSKLSCGLDVQLPETNVPRVLSAVYLIPKQPGRLVGMIEQFPFDWVQEYQPRMQPGMVSQGQLAAADTVGSVVFIAGDQTELAARHAELLAYIEQHVIWAPEEESVEAGR, from the coding sequence ATGGCAATATTGATCCTAAACCGATTTCCGGCGAAGCTGGTGTTCTTTAAAGAATGGCTGCAGGAGTCGGGTGAAGAGCTGATCCTGTTTACGCCGAGCTATTATGAAAATGATTTTCCGGAGTATGACATCGTCAGAGGTTTTGAGAACTATGTGCAGAGCAGTCTGGTCGAGATCGAAGCGCTGCAGCTGCATCAGGAGCGCCCGATCCGCCGGGTGCTGGCATTGGATGAAAGCGACATCCTGCGCGCCGCCCGCATCCGCGAGCGGCTCGGTCTGCCCGGTCAGGACGTGGCGAGCGCAGTTGCCTACCGCGACAAAGTGGTGATGAAGTCGCTGTTGCAAGACGATGTGCCGTGCCCGGCCTTTCAGCGGCTGGAGACGGGCATGGAATTGTATGACTTCGTGCAGGAGCACGGTCTGCCCGTCGTGATCAAGCCGATCGACGGCATGGGCGCGATGAACACGACGCTGGTGCACACCGCAGAGGAACTGCAGCCCTTCTACCGCAAAGGCCGGCTGACCGGGATGATGGTGGAATCGTACGTGCCCGGCACCATGTACCACATCGACGGACTGGTCGCCAACGATAAGCTCCGGCTGGTCTCGGTCGGCACTTACAACGATGCGTGCCTGAACTATCGGGCGAACGAAGGGCTGTACATCAGACTCCTGCATCCGGAGGAGCCGATCTTTCAGCGATTGCAGGCGATGACCGAACGGGTGCTGGCGATCTTGCCGACGCCGGAGCACACTTCCTTTCACTGCGAGATCTTCCACACCCCGGATGATCAGCTCATCTTCTGCGAGATCGCCTCGCGCACAGGGGGCGGGCGCATCTCCGAATGCGTGCGGCAGGCGTACGGCGTGGAACTGGACGAAGCGTGGAGCAAACTGTCCTGCGGACTGGACGTGCAACTTCCGGAAACGAACGTGCCGCGCGTGCTGTCTGCCGTGTATCTGATCCCCAAGCAACCCGGGCGGCTGGTCGGGATGATCGAGCAGTTTCCGTTCGACTGGGTGCAAGAGTACCAGCCCCGCATGCAGCCCGGCATGGTCTCCCAAGGCCAGTTGGCAGCTGCCGACACGGTGGGCTCGGTGGTGTTTATCGCCGGGGATCAAACGGAGCTGGCGGCAAGGCATGCGGAACTGCTCGCCTATATTGAGCAGCACGTGATCTGGGCGCCGGAAGAAGAGTCGGTCGAGGCTGGCCGATAA
- a CDS encoding alanine--tRNA ligase-related protein encodes MKALEVRERYAEFLLNKGYAKLPERRVVNAEGDGPYFNGSALTPNIGYFSGQKEPESQYLFTQQRVFWTSYSYDEVPSPLWTIFQVMMSYYQFGQPDLREALTVGWELLTEGMGMRRDDLYILLPQDRQDLQRVMIEAGMPEDNLVLWRRPVPFRVEGMLSGFYCKFFLRHRHAFLPMFDVVNIIGPDGQLKVDSCLLLERVAFLLQGKASWFETEMFLPLMQKIEELDGLTWQAPFGHRNAATIRSLVAALADGAQLTGKGPGHVVKKILRELLHDRYRRGYEAGLREYVEPTLHCLRQIGYDWMEEKDRLEELFATEEHSYRKVHLESVKYLEKQVNLAVGGRRGPFTLDDLAVWKDSRGITAELAVDVLTARGQAVEGYQKKAIQPFMTFSDAYDAGEPAQDVKAWLLDMEARSYKKA; translated from the coding sequence ATGAAAGCGTTAGAAGTCCGCGAGCGGTATGCGGAGTTTTTGCTGAACAAAGGGTATGCGAAGCTGCCGGAGCGGCGGGTGGTGAATGCGGAAGGGGACGGGCCGTATTTTAACGGGTCGGCGCTGACACCGAACATCGGGTATTTCTCGGGGCAGAAAGAGCCGGAAAGCCAGTATCTGTTTACACAGCAGCGGGTGTTCTGGACCTCGTATTCGTACGACGAGGTGCCGTCGCCGCTGTGGACGATCTTTCAGGTGATGATGAGCTATTACCAGTTCGGCCAGCCCGACTTGCGCGAGGCGCTGACGGTGGGCTGGGAGCTGTTGACAGAAGGTATGGGCATGCGCCGGGACGATCTGTACATCCTGCTGCCGCAGGATCGCCAAGACCTGCAGCGCGTGATGATCGAGGCCGGAATGCCGGAGGACAATCTGGTGCTGTGGCGGCGGCCGGTGCCGTTTCGGGTCGAAGGCATGCTGAGCGGGTTCTACTGCAAGTTCTTCCTGCGCCATCGCCATGCGTTTTTGCCGATGTTTGACGTGGTGAATATCATCGGGCCGGACGGGCAGTTGAAAGTGGACTCTTGTCTGCTCCTCGAGCGGGTGGCGTTTCTGCTGCAAGGCAAAGCGTCGTGGTTCGAGACGGAGATGTTCCTGCCCCTGATGCAGAAGATCGAGGAGCTGGACGGCCTGACGTGGCAGGCCCCGTTCGGGCATCGCAACGCGGCGACGATCCGGTCGCTGGTCGCCGCATTGGCGGACGGTGCGCAGCTGACCGGCAAAGGGCCGGGGCATGTGGTGAAGAAGATCTTGCGCGAACTGCTGCATGACCGCTATCGACGCGGCTATGAAGCCGGACTGCGGGAGTATGTCGAGCCGACGCTACACTGCCTGCGCCAGATCGGATATGACTGGATGGAGGAGAAAGACCGGCTGGAGGAGCTGTTTGCGACGGAGGAGCACTCCTATCGCAAGGTGCATCTCGAATCGGTGAAATATTTGGAAAAGCAAGTGAATTTAGCGGTCGGCGGACGTCGCGGACCGTTTACGCTGGACGATCTGGCAGTCTGGAAAGATTCGCGCGGCATCACCGCCGAGCTGGCGGTCGACGTGCTGACAGCGCGGGGGCAGGCGGTAGAGGGCTATCAGAAAAAAGCGATCCAGCCGTTCATGACCTTCTCCGACGCGTATGATGCAGGCGAACCGGCGCAGGACGTGAAAGCCTGGCTGCTCGACATGGAGGCCAGAAGCTACAAAAAAGCTTGA
- a CDS encoding metalloregulator ArsR/SmtB family transcription factor — MTEEGQSYDVFAALADPTRRKLLEILTSGEQSVTRLAEHFPVSRPAISKHLNVLRQAGLVTETKSGRERLYQLRAEPLREVRDWLDYYERFWNEKIHNLKRLFEDPH; from the coding sequence ATGACAGAAGAAGGGCAGTCTTATGACGTCTTTGCGGCGCTGGCCGATCCGACCCGCCGCAAGTTGCTCGAAATCCTGACGAGCGGTGAGCAGTCGGTCACCCGGCTGGCCGAGCATTTCCCCGTCTCCCGCCCCGCGATCTCCAAACACCTGAACGTCCTGCGTCAGGCAGGGCTGGTCACCGAAACCAAGTCTGGCCGTGAACGCCTCTACCAACTGCGTGCGGAACCGCTGCGGGAAGTCCGGGACTGGCTCGATTACTACGAGCGCTTTTGGAACGAGAAGATCCACAACCTCAAGCGACTCTTCGAAGATCCGCATTAA
- a CDS encoding GNAT family N-acetyltransferase translates to MEYKRITSIDDPLFQQMHELMGKVFPKEEVLEFSLWAGPLQDPGIRVFVAVEDGKVVGATEYRYYADMQVAMTDFTIIGEDGKGIGPFLAEQRRIDLLAVVQEAGRELKGMFAEIYNPYLVAEYGFGGVKSMNPYVRREVLSHLGYRKLDFPYVHPSWEGDGEAVSGLDLCYLSYDPGVASLPAELIVQFLTTYYAILPNKPESWLQMVEGLKGKTTVALLAI, encoded by the coding sequence ATGGAATACAAACGCATTACGAGCATTGACGACCCGCTGTTTCAGCAGATGCATGAGCTGATGGGGAAGGTGTTCCCGAAGGAAGAAGTGCTGGAGTTCTCGCTGTGGGCGGGCCCTCTGCAAGACCCGGGCATTCGCGTGTTTGTCGCGGTGGAAGACGGCAAGGTGGTCGGGGCGACCGAATACCGCTATTATGCGGACATGCAAGTGGCGATGACCGATTTCACGATCATCGGAGAAGACGGCAAAGGCATCGGGCCGTTCCTCGCCGAGCAGCGGCGCATCGACCTGCTCGCCGTCGTACAGGAAGCGGGCCGTGAGCTGAAAGGGATGTTTGCGGAGATCTACAACCCGTACCTCGTGGCGGAGTATGGCTTTGGCGGCGTCAAGTCGATGAACCCGTACGTGCGCCGCGAAGTCTTGTCCCACCTCGGCTACCGCAAGCTCGACTTCCCGTACGTTCACCCGTCCTGGGAAGGCGACGGCGAAGCGGTCTCCGGCCTCGATCTCTGCTACCTGAGCTACGATCCGGGCGTGGCGTCCCTGCCGGCCGAGCTGATCGTGCAGTTCCTCACCACCTACTACGCGATCCTGCCGAACAAGCCGGAGTCCTGGCTGCAGATGGTGGAAGGGTTGAAAGGCAAAACGACGGTCGCGCTGCTGGCGATCTAA
- a CDS encoding ABC transporter substrate-binding protein, translated as MKGRKQAWLCVMALSLLSAPAVADAASAKINIKIDGQAQTYDTAPYMNNDRTLVPLRGIFEKLGAEVFWQEETSTVYAVKGDLNIVLPIGSKQARVNGQTVQLDQPAEVTKGRTMVPIRFVSETLGADVQWEQRSNSVIITSGAKQLPQGGQALHLPLSYEFVLDPTLASDSSSLTLLTQIGEGLTRLDRTGAAAPGVAKSWSVSPDGKTYRFYLRDNAKWSDGTAVTAQDFAFGWQRGQNPELQGAYAFLLDGVNVQAVDSQTLDVTLAKPEPSLLEQLTLPIFFPQKRQFVESKGEAYGTDVKQTLSNGPFTVTAWAHEQYALLEKNAAYWDQGQVRLQKVNYYIGTADLAARFRQGKLDRIPLSAADYAANAQSPQLSRVSNLVTSYLQFNTEDAVLGNAKIRQALGYGLDAEALIDALGARGRYEPATGMVPSGIINGSGGTYRTDSGDLLQRQVRLAQAKTLLAAGLKELGLSKLPSVKLLIDDGDFARKTGAALQAEWRQQLGIDVQAEYVSFGQRLQRSGSGDYQLLFGSWGADYNDPDNFLDMFLSDGLYNDANYVSSAFDAALHKALQESDRAKRMAAYRQAESIMLADLPVAPLFFTFQGYLTRPEVKNWQAVPGMAVNYDLKLTYLEGK; from the coding sequence GTGAAGGGTAGGAAGCAAGCGTGGCTGTGCGTGATGGCGTTGTCGCTTTTGTCCGCACCGGCGGTCGCAGATGCGGCATCTGCCAAGATCAACATCAAGATCGACGGTCAGGCGCAGACGTATGACACCGCGCCGTACATGAACAATGACAGAACGCTGGTGCCGCTGCGCGGGATCTTCGAGAAGCTCGGCGCCGAGGTGTTTTGGCAGGAAGAGACATCGACCGTCTATGCGGTCAAAGGCGACCTGAACATCGTGTTGCCGATCGGATCGAAGCAGGCGCGGGTCAACGGGCAGACGGTGCAGCTCGACCAGCCGGCCGAAGTGACGAAGGGCCGCACGATGGTGCCGATCCGCTTCGTCTCGGAGACGCTGGGGGCGGATGTGCAGTGGGAGCAGCGGAGCAATTCGGTGATCATCACTTCGGGCGCCAAGCAGCTGCCCCAAGGCGGCCAGGCGCTGCATCTGCCGCTAAGCTATGAGTTTGTGCTCGATCCAACGCTTGCCAGCGACTCCTCCTCGCTGACTCTGCTGACACAGATCGGCGAAGGCTTGACCCGGCTCGACCGGACGGGCGCAGCGGCGCCGGGCGTGGCGAAGAGCTGGAGCGTGTCGCCGGACGGCAAGACCTATCGCTTCTACCTGCGCGACAACGCCAAGTGGTCGGACGGCACGGCGGTGACCGCGCAGGACTTCGCCTTCGGCTGGCAGCGCGGGCAGAATCCGGAGCTGCAAGGCGCGTACGCTTTTTTGCTGGACGGGGTCAACGTGCAGGCGGTCGACTCGCAGACGCTGGACGTGACGCTTGCCAAACCGGAGCCGTCGCTTCTGGAACAGTTGACCCTGCCGATCTTCTTCCCGCAGAAGCGGCAGTTTGTGGAAAGCAAAGGCGAAGCGTATGGCACCGACGTCAAGCAGACGCTCAGCAACGGCCCGTTCACCGTCACCGCGTGGGCGCATGAGCAGTATGCGCTGTTGGAGAAGAACGCGGCATACTGGGATCAGGGGCAGGTGCGCTTGCAGAAGGTGAACTACTACATCGGCACAGCCGATCTTGCCGCGCGTTTCCGGCAGGGCAAGCTCGACCGCATACCGCTTAGCGCGGCCGACTATGCCGCCAATGCGCAGAGCCCGCAGCTGAGCCGGGTCAGCAATCTGGTCACGTCGTACCTGCAGTTCAACACCGAGGATGCCGTGCTTGGCAATGCGAAGATCCGTCAGGCGCTGGGCTACGGCCTCGATGCCGAGGCGCTGATCGACGCACTCGGTGCGCGGGGACGATATGAGCCGGCGACGGGAATGGTGCCAAGCGGGATCATCAACGGCAGCGGCGGCACGTACCGCACCGACAGCGGCGACCTGCTGCAGCGGCAGGTCAGGCTGGCGCAAGCGAAGACGCTGCTGGCAGCCGGGTTGAAAGAGCTCGGGCTGAGCAAGCTGCCGAGCGTGAAGCTGCTGATCGACGACGGCGATTTTGCGCGCAAGACGGGAGCCGCGCTGCAGGCAGAGTGGAGACAGCAGCTCGGCATCGATGTGCAGGCCGAATACGTTTCGTTCGGGCAGCGTCTGCAGCGCTCCGGCAGCGGCGACTATCAGCTGCTGTTCGGCTCTTGGGGCGCCGACTACAACGACCCGGACAACTTCCTCGACATGTTTCTGAGCGACGGGCTGTACAATGATGCGAACTACGTGTCGTCCGCTTTTGATGCGGCGCTGCACAAGGCGCTGCAGGAGAGCGATCGGGCCAAGCGGATGGCAGCATACCGCCAGGCGGAGTCGATCATGCTTGCCGATCTGCCGGTCGCGCCGCTGTTTTTCACCTTTCAAGGGTATCTGACCCGGCCGGAAGTGAAGAACTGGCAGGCGGTGCCGGGCATGGCGGTCAACTATGATCTGAAACTGACTTATCTGGAAGGCAAATAG
- a CDS encoding TetR/AcrR family transcriptional regulator — MEIVDKRRAILEAAAKRFSTSGFHETKVGEIAEDAGIAKGTVYLHFKDKESLLAEVVHYQMREYQRIVEEEIAPYESAADKLRAYARFQVAKFPQMVKFHKLNFEHMLKFKNKQEFEQEHHQQLRQLMSLLTGVIRYGIERGEFREMDTTDASLVITGAIHTYMQAVLTGMIEEKDQAGAEALVDMAIRGLAR; from the coding sequence ATGGAGATTGTTGACAAGCGACGGGCAATACTCGAAGCGGCTGCCAAACGCTTCAGCACCAGTGGGTTCCATGAAACGAAAGTTGGAGAGATTGCAGAGGATGCAGGGATCGCCAAAGGGACGGTCTACCTGCACTTTAAGGATAAAGAGTCACTGCTGGCCGAAGTGGTGCATTATCAGATGCGGGAGTATCAACGCATTGTCGAGGAAGAGATCGCCCCGTACGAGTCGGCCGCCGACAAGCTGCGCGCCTATGCGCGGTTCCAAGTGGCCAAGTTTCCGCAGATGGTGAAGTTTCACAAGCTGAACTTCGAACATATGCTCAAATTCAAGAACAAGCAGGAATTCGAGCAGGAGCACCACCAACAGCTGCGCCAGCTGATGAGTCTGCTGACCGGCGTGATCCGGTACGGGATCGAGCGCGGGGAGTTCCGCGAGATGGATACGACCGATGCCTCCTTGGTGATCACCGGCGCGATCCACACGTATATGCAGGCGGTGCTGACCGGGATGATCGAAGAGAAAGACCAGGCCGGCGCCGAAGCGCTCGTGGACATGGCGATTCGCGGGCTGGCCCGGTAA
- a CDS encoding response regulator transcription factor, translating into MIRVLLVDDHEMVRMGLSAYLEAQPDIEVVGEASDGREGVRLAVEHRPDVILMDLVMEGMDGIEATKEISRLLPDPKIIVLTSFLDDDKVYPVIEAGALSYLLKTSKAQEIAEAIRSAQKGQPVLEAQVTGKVLSRMRRPDEAKPHEMLTARELETLRLIAEGKNNQEIADELFIAVKTVKAHITQILAKLEVDDRTQAAIYAHRNKLVE; encoded by the coding sequence ATGATCCGCGTGTTGCTGGTAGATGATCATGAAATGGTGCGCATGGGCTTGTCCGCTTATCTGGAAGCTCAGCCGGACATCGAGGTGGTCGGGGAAGCGTCGGACGGACGGGAAGGCGTGCGCCTGGCGGTGGAGCATCGCCCGGATGTGATCCTGATGGATCTGGTGATGGAAGGAATGGACGGGATCGAGGCGACAAAAGAGATCAGTCGCCTGCTGCCCGACCCGAAGATCATCGTCCTGACCAGCTTTTTGGACGATGACAAAGTATACCCGGTGATCGAAGCGGGTGCGCTCAGCTATCTGCTGAAAACTTCAAAGGCGCAGGAGATCGCCGAAGCGATCCGCTCCGCCCAAAAAGGCCAGCCCGTGCTGGAAGCGCAGGTGACCGGCAAAGTGCTCTCCCGCATGCGCCGCCCCGATGAGGCCAAGCCCCACGAGATGCTGACCGCCCGGGAACTGGAGACCCTGCGCCTGATCGCCGAGGGCAAAAACAACCAGGAGATCGCCGACGAGCTGTTTATCGCGGTGAAGACGGTCAAGGCGCACATCACGCAGATTCTGGCCAAGCTGGAAGTGGACGACCGCACACAGGCGGCGATCTACGCCCATCGCAATAAACTGGTGGAATAA
- a CDS encoding acyl-CoA dehydrogenase family protein has translation MKTQLTELQQSLKDEFRAFADKYVGPYAALNDREERLHESIIPSMNEHGYLGSMLPAEYGGLGYDNVTIGALNEELGRVCVSARVLLTVHGMVALALLRWGTREQKDTLLPKLAKGEVIGAFALSEPEVGSDAKSVQTTAVLDGDEYVLNGRKKWISMGGIADLFLVIASYDGKPTAFLVEGDRAGFSRTPMKGLMGSRGSEIAELTFENVRIPKSNLVGREGMGLTGVALSCLDYGRYTVAWGCIGLAQACFEASATYAKHRHQFGAPIGENQLIQKMITEMVVQIRAARLLCYHAGYLKDIGDPDSIMETWNAKYLSSVMVTKVAADAVQIHGGNGVHPDYPVERYYRDAKINEIIEGSTQIHEFLIAKNVLRTM, from the coding sequence ATGAAGACTCAATTGACTGAGCTCCAGCAATCCTTGAAGGATGAATTCCGCGCTTTTGCCGACAAGTATGTGGGGCCGTACGCTGCCCTGAACGATCGCGAAGAGCGGTTGCACGAATCGATCATCCCCAGCATGAACGAACACGGCTACCTCGGTTCGATGCTGCCGGCCGAATATGGCGGCTTGGGCTATGACAACGTGACGATCGGCGCGCTGAACGAAGAGCTGGGCCGCGTCTGCGTCTCCGCCCGCGTGCTGCTGACCGTCCACGGCATGGTCGCGCTGGCCCTGCTGCGCTGGGGCACCCGCGAGCAAAAAGACACCCTGCTGCCGAAGCTCGCCAAAGGCGAAGTGATCGGCGCCTTCGCCCTGTCCGAGCCGGAAGTGGGCTCCGACGCGAAAAGCGTGCAGACGACCGCCGTGCTCGACGGCGATGAATATGTGTTGAACGGCCGCAAGAAGTGGATCTCGATGGGCGGGATCGCCGACCTGTTCCTCGTCATCGCTTCCTATGACGGCAAGCCGACCGCATTCCTCGTCGAAGGCGACCGGGCCGGTTTTTCCCGCACCCCGATGAAAGGTCTGATGGGCTCGCGCGGTTCGGAGATCGCCGAGCTGACTTTTGAGAACGTCCGCATTCCGAAGTCGAACCTCGTTGGCCGCGAAGGCATGGGCTTGACCGGCGTGGCTCTGTCTTGCCTCGACTATGGCCGCTACACCGTCGCCTGGGGCTGCATCGGTCTGGCGCAGGCCTGCTTCGAAGCGAGCGCGACCTACGCGAAGCACCGCCACCAGTTCGGCGCGCCGATCGGCGAGAACCAGCTGATCCAGAAGATGATCACGGAGATGGTCGTGCAGATCAGAGCGGCGCGCCTGCTCTGCTACCATGCCGGGTATCTGAAAGACATCGGCGATCCCGATTCGATCATGGAGACGTGGAACGCGAAATACCTCTCTTCGGTCATGGTCACGAAAGTCGCAGCCGACGCCGTGCAGATTCACGGCGGCAACGGGGTGCACCCCGACTATCCGGTGGAGCGCTACTACCGCGACGCGAAGATCAACGAGATCATCGAAGGCTCGACGCAGATCCACGAATTCCTGATCGCGAAAAACGTATTGCGCACCATGTAA